A single region of the Fusarium fujikuroi IMI 58289 draft genome, chromosome FFUJ_chr05 genome encodes:
- a CDS encoding related to helix-loop-helix protein, producing the protein MQLPGTVPESSRAESRAHLEIDLDIDLHAQQHPHGSHLSHGAHPQAHGIHGHSHGHGAHSAQSSASLPPAGFASHIPPASSGPMSMDWSMYHVPPNLQLNHPQFDFDISGHMGVVEHPNHLSHAATDPASFSYGSNLVSPSSIHPNSAHFDTSVPNQWDDSMSHDANTPKVRTPVHHVASNPWAEIDEHTGDNNAAPASRPRKTPRPRRQKKEARKLSDASQGGMSSSTGGTAPSISDAASPSSASQNSRASIGSKSVTMSSTASTASSRQSKLRSASRTSKNSRDKPNDTPEDRRTRASHNLVEKQYRNRLNAQFESLLSALPDQVRHGESSTGNGNEDNESDHANDADRRVSKGEVLEMARKHIQALERERNQLELENLELQGSLRRLKESNSESATSSSGQENSVEPDTNKDPKRERDDDEEEDGKEDS; encoded by the coding sequence ATGCAACTGCCGGGCACCGTTCCTGAATCGTCACGTGCAGAATCACGCGCTCATCTTGAAATTGACCTTGATATCGACTTACACGCGCAGCAACACCCCCATGGTTCCCATCTTTCTCATGGTGCGCATCCCCAGGCGCATGGAATTCATGGTcacagccatggccatggagCTCATTCAGCTCAGAGTTCAGCGAGCCTTCCGCCCGCTGGGTTTGCAAGTCACATCCCTCCCGCCTCTTCTGGCCCAATGTCGATGGATTGGAGCATGTACCATGTTCCTCCAAACTTGCAGCTAAATCACCCTCAGTTTGATTTTGATATCTCAGGGCATATGGGCGTTGTTGAGCATCCGAATCATCTTTCGCATGCGGCGACAGATCCAGCCTCGTTTTCGTACGGAAGCAATCTCGTTTCACCTTCGAGCATTCACCCGAATAGTGCCCACTTCGATACCAGCGTTCCAAATCAATGGGACGATTCTATGAGCCATGATGCCAACACTCCAAAAGTGCGGACCCCCGTTCATCATGTTGCCAGCAACCCCTGGGCCGAGATAGATGAGCATACAGGAGACAATAATGCAGCACCTGCTTCTCGTCCACGAAAGACTCCTCGACCGAGAcgacaaaagaaagaggctcGCAAACTATCGGACGCTTCTCAGGGGGGTATGAGTAGCAGTACTGGTGGGACAGCACCTTCCATATCCGATGCTGCCAGCCCCAGCTCTGCGTCGCAGAACAGCCGTGCCAGTATTGGCTCCAAATCCGTGACCATGTCCTCGACGGCATCGACAGCATCTAGCCGCCAAAGCAAGCTCCGCAGTGCTTCTCGGACATCCAAAAACAGTCGAGACAAGCCCAACGATACTCCCGAAGACCGTCGAACACGAGCCTCTCATAATCTTGTCGAGAAGCAATATCGAAATCGCCTCAACGCTCAGTTCGAATCTCTCCTCAGTGCGCTGCCCGATCAAGTCCGCCATGGGGAAAGTAGCACCGGCAATGGAAACGAGGATAACGAATCCGACCATGCAAATGATGCTGACAGACGTGTCAGTAAGGGCGAGGTGCTTGAAATGGCTCGCAAGCATATTCAAGCACTAGAACGTGAGAGAAATCAACTCGAACTCGagaaccttgagcttcaaggcAGCCTACGACGACTCAAAGAATCAAACTCCGAAAGCgcaacatcctcatcaggaCAAGAGAACTCTGTCGAACCCGACACAAATAAGGATCCCAAGAGGGAgcgggatgatgatgaggaggaggatgggaAAGAAGATTCATAA
- a CDS encoding related to MTW1 Determining metaphase spindle length gives MASQQNSDYELLTEHFGYPPVSLLDDIINTVNVLADRALDSVERLLLSIPPQSLGFSSKHASKDGTPALPPDEAAKLEIEHGTHQLETLLNASIDKNFDLFELYTMRNILTVRPDDQPFMRLAHYEGLDFSGSEVPDRPTTESVTALRRRLHASQRLHTALESERARNDALLGKLRSVLGVVPGNVKAEEGQAQAPDGSAFGFLRDKASLQAAGADKPIATTTEFTLSQLQALRALSTSLRTLLPDLGPTDADTSMEDASSSSRTWRRERVEYVEGASRKYLETARGLELGDQGEVRDGEWQGEGRKITRSDVEGLEQVAAMLGQKSTTTDEASGEGEPMDQS, from the exons ATGGCATCGCAACAAAACTCAGACTATGAGCTCTTAACAGAGCATTTTGGGTACCCTCCAGTT TCCCTCCtcgacgatatcatcaacaccGTCAATGTCCTCGCCGACCGTGCCCTCGACTCAGTCGaacgccttcttctctccattcCACCGCAATCATTAGGCTTCTCCAGCAAACATGCCTCGAAAGATGGAACGCCGGCTCTACCGCCTGACGAGGCAGCCAAGCTAGAGATTGAACACGGCACACACCAGCTCGAGACTCTTCTCAACGCGTCCATCGACAAGAACTTCGATTTGTTCGAGCTATACACGATGCGCAATATCCTAACTGTGCGGCCAGATGATCAACCGTTTATGCGTCTGGCACACTACGAGGGCCTGGATTTCTCTGGGTCAGAGGTTCCGGATCGGCCAACGACAGAGTCTGTGACTGCGCTACGGAGGAGATTACATGCTAGCCAGCGACTGCACACAGCACTCGAATCTGAGAGGGCCCGGAATGATGCGCTGCTCGGCAAATTGAGGTCTGTGCTGGGTGTTGTGCCTGGCAATGTGAAAGCAGAGGAGGGACAGGCTCAGGCGCCAGATGGTTCAGCCTTTGGATTCTTGCGCGACAAGGCAAGTCTTCAGGCCGCTGGAGCCGATAAGCCCATCGCGACGACAACAGAATTCACCCTCTCACAATTACAAGCCCTCCGCGCTCTATCAACATCACTACGCACGCTGCTTCCAGACCTTGGTCCCACGGACGCAGACACCTCAATGGAGGATGCCTCGAGTAGCTCACGTACTTGGAGACGTGAGCGTGTGGAATACGTCGAGGGTGCCTCGCGGAAATATCTCGAGACAGCTAGAGGTCTAGAGCTGGGAGATCAGGGCGAGGTACGCGATGGGGAGTGGCAGGGAGAAGGACGCAAAATCACGAGGAGCGATGTTGAGGGGTTGGAACAAGTGGCTGCTATGCTTGGGCAGAAATCAACGACGACAGACGAAGCTTCTGGTGAAGGAGAACCGATGGATCAGTCATAG
- a CDS encoding probable POB3 protein, that binds to DNA polymerase I: protein MTAIESFDNIYLDLSKESGKCRFAETGFGWKPVGGGDTFTLDHNNIASAQWSRAAKGYEIKIVQRAKSGIIQLDGFQQEDYDRLAKVFKNWYSTVLESKEHALRGWNWGKAEFSKSELTFSVQNRPAFELAYSEIGNTNLAGRNEVAVEMALPDTGANAQLGGARSKGSKAAAGRDQLVEMRFYIPGVTTRKEAEGEDAGSDAGNDEQEKNAATLFYETLIDKAEIGETAGDTIATFLDVLHLTPRGRFDIDMYEASFRLRGKTYDYKIQYEAIKKFMVLPKPDEVHYMLVMGLDPPLRQGQTRYPFVVMQFKKDEEVTIDLNLNEDELKSKYQDKLEPHYEEPLHQVVAKIFRGLGNRKISSPAKDFITHRSQYGIKCSIKASEGFLYCLEKAFMFVPKPAVYIAYEQTQSVTFSRVSGAVSALSTFDITVLLKNGAGSSQFSNISREDLKALESFFKLKGLRVKNEIDEDANLLAAALDQQMDDSEDEVAAKADRGSADEDEESVDEDFRTDSESDVAEEYDSAHESSGSGSDESNVDEDEERDDDDEDAEEERPKKKKKTG, encoded by the exons ATGACTGCTAT CGAGAGCTTCGATAACATCTACTTGGATCTCTCCAAGGAGAGCGGAAAGTGCAGATTCGCAGAGACCGGTTTCGGATGGAAGCCTGTGGGCGGCGGCGATACCTTCACCCTCGATCACAACAACATCGCCTCTGCACAATGGAGTCGCGCTGCCAAGGGCTATGAGATCAAGATTGTACAGCGCGCCAAATCCGGCATAATCCAACTCGATGGCTTCCAACAAGAAGATTACGACCGTCTTGCCAAGGTCTTCAAGAACTGGTACAGCACTGTCCTTGAGAGCAAGGAGCATGCACTGCGAGGCTGGAACTGGGGCAAAGCCGAATTTTCCAAGTCCGAACTCACATTCAGCGTCCAAAACCGGCCCGCATTCGAATTGGCCTACTCGGAAATTGGAAACACCAACCTCGCTGGCCGCAATGAGGTGGCAGTAGAGATGGCACTCCCTGATACAGGCGCTAATGCCCAGCTCGGTGGTGCCAGGTCGAAAGGATCCAAGGCTGCCGCTGGTCGGGACCAGCTTGTCGAGATGCGATTCTACATTCCTGGTGTTACGACTCGCAAGGAGGCTGAAGGAGAGGACGCAGGCAGCGATGCCGGTAACGACGAGCAGGAAAAGAATGCCGCTACTCTGTTTTATGAGACTCTGATTGACAAGGCTGAGATTGGCGAGACTGCTGGCGATACTATCGCCACTTTCCTGGATGTCCTACATCTCACGCCCAG AGGTCGTTTCGATATCGACATGTACGAAGCCTCTTTCCGACTCCGAGGCAAAACCTACGACTACAAGATTCAATacgaggccatcaagaagTTCATGGTACTTCCAAAGCCTGACGAGGTGCACTACATGCTTGTTATGGGTCTGGATCCGCCCCTGCGTCAAGGTCAAACGCGATACCCCTTCGTTGTGATGCAGTTTaagaaggacgaggaagTCACTATTGACCTTAACTTGAACGAGGACGAGCTTAAGAGCAAGTATCAAGACAAGCTGGAACCTCATTACGAGGAACCCCTCCACCAAGTTGTCGCCAAGATTTTCCGTGGTCTGGGTAACAGGAAGATTTCATCCCCTGCTAAGGACTTTATTAC ACACCGCAGCCAATACGGCATCAAGTGCTCTATCAAGGCAAGCGAGGGTTTCCTCTACTGTCTGGAGAAGGCCTTCATGTTTGTGCCCAAGCCCGCTGTCTACATCGCTTACGAACAGACACAATCGGTTACTTTCTCTCGTGTCAGCGGAGCTGTTTCAGCACTATCGACATTTGACATCACAGTTCTTCTAAAGAATGGTGCCGGCTCGTCCCAGTTCAGCAATATCAGTCGTGAGGACCTCAAGGCCCTTgaaagcttcttcaagctcaaaggaCTGCGGGTCAAGAACGAGATTGACGAGGATGCCAACCTCCTTGCTGCCGCCCTCGATCAGCAGATGGACGACTCCGAGGACGAAGTTGCCGCCAAGGCTGACCGTGGCTccgctgatgaggatgaggagagcGTGGATGAGGACTTCCGAACCGATAGCGAAAGCGATGTAGCAGAGGAGTACGATAGTGCCCACGAGAGCTCTGGCTCAGGCAGTGACGAGAGCAAtgtggatgaagatgaggaaagggatgatgatgacgaggacgctgaagaggagcgtcctaagaagaagaagaagacaggcTAA
- a CDS encoding related to glutathione S-transferase: MASNELPHVKLFWLEKSRSQRILWLLQELNLPYELEIFHRNKKTMMAPPELQKVHPLGKSPVIQIKPAGAAEDAEPITLAESGFITQYLAENVPEGKKLVPQRWKEGMEGKIGGETEAWMRYQYYLHYCEGTLMPPLVMALVVSALKSPQVPFFIRPISTILANRIFSAFIFPNAHVNLKMIEGHLSTSGGKYICGPQLTAADILLSFPLIAAKEDLDEFGSFENGSWKSEFPKVAEYIDLIENEEGYKKSVEKIVEIDGEFSATLRPGQ; this comes from the exons ATGGCTTCAAACGAACTACCCCACGTCAAGCTCTTCTG GCTCGAGAAGTCGCGCTCCCAGCGCATCCTCTGGCTGCTCCAGGAGCTCAATCTGCCCTATGAGCTTGAAATCTTCCACCGCAACAAGAAGACCATGATGGCTCCCCCAGAGCTGCAAAAGGTGCACCCACTGGGCAAGTCGCCTGTGATCCAGATCAAACCTGCCGGTGCCGCTGAAGACGCTGAGCCCATCACCCTGGCTGAGAGTGGCTTCATTACTCAGTATCTTGCAGAGAACGTGCCTGAGGGTAAGAAGCTGGTGCCTCAGCGATGGAAAGAGGGTATGGAGGGCAAGATTGGTGGCGAGACTGAGGCTTGGATGAGATATCAGTACTATCTTCACTATTGTGAGGGCACTCTCATGCCTCCTCTGGTCATGGCCCTCGTTGTCAGCG CCCTCAAGTCCCCTCAAGTTCCCTTCTTCATCCGCCCCATATCAACAATCCTCGCCAACCGcatcttctcggccttcatcttccccaATGCGCATGTTAACCTCAAAATGATTGAAGGCCATCTCTCTACATCAGGTGGCAAGTACATCTGCGGACCGCAACTCACTGCCGCGGATattctcttgagcttcccaTTGATTGCTGCcaaagaagatcttgacgaaTTTGGAAGCTTCGAGAATGGCTCTTGGAAGTCAGAGTTTCCAAAGGTGGCCGAGTATATTGACTTGattgagaatgaagagggcTACAAAAAGAGTGTAGAGaagattgttgagattgatggAGAGTTTTCTGCTACTCTTCGGCCAGGACAATAA
- a CDS encoding probable IgE-dependent histamine-releasing factor, giving the protein MLIYKDILTGDELISDSYDLKEVDGIVYEADCAMIEEGGVNVDIGANASAEEAAEDLEDQVVKVNNIVSSFRLQETSFDKKSYLTYLKGYMKAVKAALQEKGASAEEITAFEKGAQNYVKNVVLAKFKDFEFLTGESMNPDGMVVLLNYRDDGVTPYITVWKHGLTEMKV; this is encoded by the exons ATGCTTATCTACAAG GATATCCTCACCGGTGACGAGCTCATCTCCGACTCCTACGATCTCAAGGAGGTCGATGGCATCGTCTACGAGGCCGACTGTGCCATGATCGAGGAGGGCGGCGTTAACGTCG ACATTGGTGCCAACGCTTCCGCCGAGGAGGCTGCCGAGGATCTCGAGGACCAGGtcgtcaaggtcaacaacatcgtcagCTCTTTCCGTCTCCAGGAGACCTCTTTCGACAAGAAGAGCTACCTCACCTACCTCAAGG GTTACATgaaggctgtcaaggctgcTCTCCAGGAGAAGGGTGCTTCCGCCGAGGAGATCACTGCCTTCGAGAAGGGTGCCCAGAACTATGTGAAGAACGTCGTCcttgccaagttcaaggacttcGAGTTCCTTACTGGCGAGTCCATGAACCCCGACGGAAT GGTTGTCCTCCTCAACTAccgtgatgatggtgtcacCCCCTACATCACCGTCTGGAAGCACGGTCTTACCGAGATGAAGGTCTAA
- a CDS encoding related to SUR2 protein: protein MGNDSSILADGSAMAVPGTSFNHTLFETALPPLPTFSLEVQPDLFPWVSDFWLNLLLPVVVYWVLSLTFHAIDVNDWFPQYRLHTPEEITKRNHVSRFEVARDVILQQIIQVVTGALLALSEPPEMIGKSEFDVAVWATRIRIAQRALPTVLGLVGLNATAISKSLLDTHPLLAGAVAGGYYPSLVGANNEPAFASWEMTLAKTIYYFLIPAVQYFIGAAIIDTWQYFLHRLMHVNKWLYVHFHSRHHRLYVPYAYGALYNHPVEGFLLDTLGAAVAFKVTRMTLRQGILFFSMSTIKTVDDHCGYAFPWDPLQIVTSNNAEYHDIHHQHWGIKTNFAQPFFTFWDTLLDTKYRGSKTNKPSQRKAKVEEKAQ, encoded by the exons ATGGGCAACGACAGCTCCATTCTCGCCGACGGCTCCGCCATGGCCGTGCCCGGCACCTCATTCAACCATACGCTCTTCGAAACAGCTTTACCACCGCTGCCAACATTTAGTCTAGAGGTCCAGCCTGATCTCTTTCCTTGGGTCTCCGACTTTTGGCTCAATTTGTTACTCCCGGTTGTTGTGTACTGGGTCCTGTCCCTGACATTCCATGCAATCGACGTCAACGACTGGTTCCCCCAATATCGACTACACACGCCCGAAGAAATCACCAAACGCAACCACGTCTCCCGCTTTGAGGTCGCCCGCGATGTTATCCTGCAGCAGATCATCCAGGTCGTCACCGGCGCTCTTCTCGCCTTGTCCGAGCCTCCGGAGATGATTGGAAAGAGTGAATTCGACGTTGCAGTCTGGGCTACTCGCATCCGTATCGCGCAACGAGCTCTGCCAACTGTGCTCGGCCTCGTCGGCCTCAATGCTACAGCAATCTCCAAGAGTCTACTTGACACTCATCCCCTGCTGGCCGGGGCTGTTGCTGGCGGCTACTACCCATCGCTGGTGGGCGCGAACAATGAACCTGCTTTCGCCTCTTGGGAGATGACATTGGCCAAGACCATCTACTACTTCCTGATCCCTGCTGTTCAGTATTTTATTGGCGCTGCTATCATCGACACTTGGCAATACTTCCTCCACCGATTGATGCATGTCAACAAGTGGTTGTATG TTCATTTCCACTCTCGCCACCACCGTCTTTATGTCCCTTACGCTTATGGTGCTCTCTACAACCACCCTGTTGAGGGATTCCTGCTCGACACCCTCGGTGCCGCCGTCGCATTCAAGGTCACCCGCATGACTCTGCGCCAgggcatcctcttcttctcaatgtcCACAATCAAGACAGTCGACGACCACTGCGGCTACGCGTTCCCATGGGACCCTCTCCAGATCGTCACCAGCAACAACGCTGAATATCACGATattcaccaccaacactggggcatcaagaccaacttTGCTCAGCCCTTCTTCACTTTCTGGGACACTCTTCTCGATACCAAGTACAGGGGctccaagaccaacaagCCTAGCCAAAGGAAGGCCAAGGTCGAGGAAAAGGCTCAGTAG
- a CDS encoding related to starvation induced protein PSI-7, with product MTTNRRSRLSGSRCASTGRVTATLLLSFLAFSPSSAHNNIGDRFHDDVLLPPGPALPVSPEVPAPAEHTFSLRHIYHHGTHLHPGLHRKRDVVHNESRVYLAAEDEYGEYDVSQLKAKSHPQTIQRLVDRRPSVVDPMVAESRQRGYAAVLDASAWTMDQVSSPDIKDKDTVLTLAIMTANAYVKDETETDWEDVGERWNRSADFGWESDGLRGHIFVDDTNSTIVIGLKGTSMAVFDGEGTTTNDKVNDNLFFSCCCAQQGQWTWHQVCDCATGTYSCNNTCVVQALREENRYYGAARELYSNVTELYPDAQVWLTGHSLGGAVTSMLGMTYGLPVVTFEAVPEALPASRLGLPVPPGASADYPQMRENTGTFHFGHTADPVYIGTCNGATASCTYGGYAMESACHAGYECVYDVVADKGWRVGIGTHRIRSVIDDVIKKYDGVPECRRTPECRDCAQWKMYESNGTETTTTSSSPTSTSMTTRTRTRTSTCETPGWWGCLDKTTPASTTTSTMSTSTSTCKTPGWFGCKDKTTTESSTTTTVDATPTTTCHTPGRFWGCRDEVEATTTAEPGQVTNVPVTAAPTGTMEDAPSTSVPESQRCLTRNWFGLCKEWAVEDMEFAPDEM from the coding sequence ATGACAACAAATCGCCGCTCCCGACTGTCGGGCTCTCGATGCGCCTCGACTGGCCGCGTAACCGCTACCTTGTTGCTATCATTCCTCGCCTTCTCGCCATCGTCTGCTCACAATAACATCGGCGACCGATTTCACGACGACGTCCTGTTACCTCCTGGGCCAGCACTTCCAGTATCGCCAGAAGTTCCTGCACCCGCTGAGCATACCTTCAGCCTCCGGCACATCTACCATCATGGCACACATCTCCACCCAGGCCTCCATCGGAAGCGAGATGTTGTTCATAACGAGTCAAGAGTCTACCTAGCTGCAGAAGACGAATATGGCGAATATGATGTCTCTCAATTAAAAGCCAAGAGCCATCCCCAGACAATCCAGCGTCTAGTAGACCGGAGGCCATCCGTCGTCGACCCTATGGTCGCTGAGTCTCGGCAGAGAGGATACGCGGCTGTGCTTGATGCATCAGCATGGACTATGGATCAGGTTTCTTCACCCGACATCAAAGATAAGGACACTGTTTTGACCTTGGCTATTATGACGGCCAACGCGTACGTCAAAGATGAAACAGAAACCGATTGGGAGGATGTTGGAGAAAGATGGAACCGCAGCGCCGATTTCGGATGGGAGTCTGATGGTCTTCGCGGCCATATTTTTGTTGACGATACGAACTCGACTATTGTCATCGGATTGAAAGGCACGTCGATGGCTGTTTTTGATGGAGAAGGCACCACAACCAATGACAAGGTCAACGACAATTtgttcttcagctgctgttGTGCCCAACAAGGTCAGTGGACCTGGCATCAAGTCTGTGATTGTGCCACAGGCACGTATTCATGCAACAACACTTGTGTTGTCCAGGCTCTAAGGGAAGAGAACCGCTACTATGGCGCTGCCCGCGAGCTATACTCGAATGTCACAGAACTCTATCCTGATGCCCAAGTCTGGCTGACAGGGCACTCGCTTGGTGGCGCCGTCACCTCGATGCTGGGTATGACATATGGTCTTCCCGTCGTTACATTTGAAGCCGTCCCAGAGGCGCTTCCAGCTTCCAGACTAGGTCTGCCTGTCCCTCCTGGTGCTAGTGCCGACTATCCCCAAATGCGCGAGAACACAGGCACATTCCATTTTGGTCACACTGCAGACCCTGTCTATATCGGAACATGCAACGGCGCAACAGCTTCTTGTACCTATGGTGGCTATGCTATGGAAAGCGCATGCCATGCTGGCTACGAATGTGTGTACGACGTTGTCGCCGATAAGGGATGGAGGGTCGGAATTGGTACACATCGGATCCGTTCTGTCATTGACGATGTCATCAAGAAATACGATGGTGTTCCCGAGTGCAGACGAACTCCTGAATGTAGGGACTGTGCTCAGTGGAAGATGTACGAAAGTAATGGCACCGAAACCaccacaacctcatcctcaccaaCCTCGACCTCCATGACTACCCGTACTCGGACCCGCACCTCAACTTGTGAGACGCCCGGCTGGTGGGGTTGTCTTGACAAGACCACACCCGCTTCGACCACGACTTCGACTATGTCGACCTCCACGTCGACCTGCAAGACGCCTGGCTGGTTTGGGTGCAAGGATAAAACGACTACCGAGAGCAGCACTACAACGACCGTAGATGCTACTCCTACGACGACTTGCCATACTCCTGGAAGGTTCTGGGGCTGCCGCGACGAAGTTGAGGCCACAACAACAGCTGAACCTGGCCAGGTTACGAACGTGCCTGTCACAGCTGCGCCCACAGGTACAATGGAAGACGCTCCTAGCACGAGCGTGCCAGAAAGTCAGAGATGTCTCACTCGTAACTGGTTTGGGTTATGCAAGGAGTGGGCAGTTGAAGACATGGAATTTGCCCCAGATGAGATGTAG